Sequence from the Lycium ferocissimum isolate CSIRO_LF1 unplaced genomic scaffold, AGI_CSIRO_Lferr_CH_V1 ctg1173___fragment_1, whole genome shotgun sequence genome:
TTTATGTACTAGCAGTTCTCTCCGTCtcaccaaattaataaaaaggggCATATTAAATCTCAATTATCATCGAGCAAAAATACTTACTTTTACTTATTAAATTGTGGTGcgttgagaagaaaaaaaaatgttattgaGTCGTGCTTCTGTTTTAAGCTTACGTCTATATAATTAGTATTTGTATGATTACATGACCTAATAgaggaaatatgaaaatatcagCTTCCTCTCAATATGTTAGGTATAAAAATTTAGGGGTAACATTGAGTTTATACGTGTTAGTACGTACTATCAATCGTTAGCAATACGAATGGTTTCAGAAACtttgaaaaaagtaaaagaaatcaaATTGTGATAACTTTATTATCCATCTTCTataccttgtttttttttttttagaaaataaaaaattcatccACTTTATTTGGGTTGCATCTTTTTGTTGACATTCTCGCAAAACTATTTATCATGAAATTCAATGATTATTGAAGTTTAAACTTGTGAAATATCACATAATTGTACAAGCTAAAATTATGTCTGATTTTGCAGTTAACATCTCCTTAAAATATTCTATTTGCACGTAAATCATTCACGTATGACAGAATAAACTAAAAGCTAAATcgttttgaagaaagaaattcaaTGTGACAAGTGTGCTAGCTCAGTAAGTACTTATAATTTATGTACATATCAATAAGTTTGGTATGGTAGATTTTATAAAAATGTCTATTTAATATTCTTGAATTATTATTACCTTATAATATACCACATAAAGACACGAAAAACGTTACATAATAAGGCCAAAACTATACGGCCATAACACATGTGACTTCGAAGATACTGGATTTTTCTGTtaatttctaatattttttaGACTTGGGGATTGGATGTTCTATAACCACCTCTACGTCTGTAATAATCTCATTCTGTTGTTTTCATAAAATACatgaatattaaaataaaataaacgtCCATCATAAACagtaattttatttctttttattcctCCTTTTAATTATAAGATCTAATGATGGTTAACATTGGCCCTTCcaatattatttattatgtgGTTTGAAGTAATTAAGAAGCTAGTGAGGATTGTTAGAAATGCTAAATGTCATGCGAAGAACGATAAAACAAGTCCGAGTATACAGTATACAATCTTTTAAAGACTTAATAATGATAAACTTATCATTCTGTTGTTTTCATAAAATACAtggattatttttaaaaataaaaataaacgtCCATCGTAAACAGTaactcattttaattatttattgttatactcattttaatcggaaaatataagataaaactgaaaaataagaaaccaaaaatTGGAAAATGGCCAAAAATATTAAGCAACACCAAATCCTTCCCAAAAAGCttcaatattatttattatgtgGTTCTTGAAAAAGGTCGTTATACGTATATATTTaatgatgtgtataattaaaatgcGTGGAAGGTTTTAATTGGTTGTCGGGATTATTAAAAGATcaccatatatattatataaatgtCATGCGAAGAACGATAAAAcatgttctaaaataaaaaaaaaataaaaacagtaTATAAGCCACTTTTAAAAGACAGAACTATGATTTAATTTGAGTTCACTCATTGTGCAAGCTTACAAAGATTTGAGTGACCATGTCATGTAAAAGTTCACAGTATAGAACATTGCAATACGTAGAACGATCATCTCATGCACACTTTACATCTTGAACTATTTGTCATGTGCCTAGTGCTTTTTGTTAAGTTTTAATTTAAGCAAGTGCAACATATGTGATATGTTGTAATCCCTAATCTAAAATTTTGTGGATAATAGACTATTATCTAGATCAATCTGTCTAGACATtaaaatttattgatattttacatatttttctttttacattcatacttctcattctaaaataagtaaaaatgtcATGTTCCATGATGCTCCCCGTTGTTACAAAAACACTATTTATAGCCTATGTCTTGTAGAGCCCAAGataaaaaaacccaaaaataaatttttggaaccaaaataacccattaaaaaaaaaaaagaaaccaaaatGATTTCACATTTGAGTTCACGTAATTGCATAAAAGGACCAAAGTTTATATTTACATGTCTGTTTTTACGCACATATTGTAGAAAAGCACCGAAATCCAGACTTTATTCtttgaaaatcactcaaaattaagtttttttccgtactttgacCGAATATTAGTCACGTTTCTAAACTATTtaatatagaacttaatatttttttagcgtGCAATAATGCGATCattacatgtatacatatatgtttcaTCGTCGTTTGTAGCTagggttgtaaagtgcctcgaagtaaatttggaaacttgttatctttaagttttttttcgtactttgatCGAAgatatatgaatattttatatagaacttaatatttttttagcgtacaataatgtcggctcattacatcagctatacatatatgtttggatcgtcgttttaggggttgtaaactGTTAAGTGTtccgaagtaagtttggaaacttgttatctttaggtttttttcgtactttgaccgaagattagtcacgtttcaaaacgtcggaatataaatattttatatagaacttaatatattttttagcgtacaataatgttggctcattacatcaagtatatatatatgtttggatcgCGCTTTAGGGGTTGTAAGGTTCCaagtaagtttgaaaacttgttatctttaagtttaTTTTCGACTTTCTGacaagattagtcacgtttaaaacgttggaatataaatattttatatagaacttattatcttttttagtaatataataaaCGCTTTCCTGTATAAGAGATATAGCCGGTCCGTTTAGGGGTTGTAAATAAAGTttgaaacttgttatctttaagtttttttccgtactttatagggttttaattaatctaggacgtcgcacgagttattattaatcgacaataaacactaaaataactaattatcattaaaaaaaataaccaaaaatatatataatattaacataaaatgtacattttatttacaaatacacaATCTCCTAAGGCCTAAGGccaaccccaccaccctcaTTATTCAGTTTATGataaatctaaattaaattgtttatatgttatttctgGTTCAATACGAAAAAAAatctaaagataacaagttttcaaacttacttcggagcatTTTACatcccctaaaacgacgatccaaacatatatgtatactaacGATGTAATGTTCGCATTATCGTACgctaaaaaagatattaagttttatataaaatatttatattcatggAGTTtagaaacgtgactaatcttaggtcaaagtactttttaaaaaaaacttaattttgagtgattttcaaagaacaaattTTGGATTTAATAGTGACAATATAGTCAAGTGCGTAAAAGAACTTAAgtgtaaatgtacactttggtccttttatGCACATATTCTATGCGTGAAGcctattttaattttcttttaatgggttattttgattctaaaaatttatttttgggttatAAAAATCTTCGGTCCATGTCTTGTGCCAAGctaaaacaaagaaattaagtgAGTGGTCAATTATTTGGACACGACAAGGAGGTAACACGAGACATGTTATTGCCTCAATGGCCCACAAATCACTAAAGAGTCAATGACTCCGACTTTTATGACCTTTTTTTCAAGgcattttctttcttaattagTGAGTATTATTAACTTTTCccgttgaagaaagaaaaaaggtcCTATATTTTGACAATAAATTTACATTTGCACTTCCAACCACCATTCATGCCACAAATTATGCAGTGAGACATCTTTTTGTTTTATAAAGAGAAATGAACATACTTTCTCTTCCACTAAAATGCAGGGTATATGataaagggaaatatatagtcATCTTTCCATTGTTTGAATATAAAAATTGTAATTATTATATATCTCTTTCAATGACTTTAAACTGGATAGTTTGACCAGTGATGGACATTGTACTACAAAATGGTAACACTCAGTTATTTCGAGAAAACTAAATAAAGAGAATAATTTAGACTTCGAGAAATTCGTAAATCATGTCAAGTCTTATATGTTAAAGGTATTTTTTGTGAGTGTTTAGCTGTCAAGAGCCGTGATGCATAACTAACCTTGTAATTACGTATAATCATCCCATTCTGGAAAGAGAAAGAGGTAGAATTAACGTTTACGACATGTTCCTTTGATAGCTATAATATAAGAAATTGTAAGAGTTACATATCTTTTGTTAGTACAAGTTTAACATGACCCGCCTTCAACATATTTTATAACTTGTTGACATCTTAATCAATGATAATCTaagtaggggtgttcatggttcggtttgggtcggttattggttaaaaccataaccaaaccaatttagtcggtttttaaatgtctaaaaccataaccctaagtaaaataataaccaccgtctatttggttattgtcggtttggttcgaactttggttcggtttttcaatGTTCATGGATTgataattcaaatattctctctctacattcttcaaatttatATAAGCTGTTTTTTCCTCACGCCCACAAGGGTAATATCATTGCATATGGGAAATAAATGTCTAGTTTCGAtggcaatgtaaaatgaaaagagatagtaggattttttactttttacccttatgctTACGACTTATCGAGTTGGGTTTGGATTGTTGAGCAAGaggacatattcttttaagacatgggCCTTAAAAGATAAGTGCAAgactaaaattaaattaataattaaaaggtataaaatatctttaattatttatgaaaagttaatattatacatataaataattataaattttatgtatataattatcggtttggttcggttatttattcggttattttttactataaccataaccaaaccaaatattatcggtttttcaaatttaaaaccaaaccaaaccaaaccaaaccaaatgtcgatttttttattcggtttggttacattttcggtttggttttggttttaaccaaaactgtgaacaACCCTAAATCTAAGTTCACGCACAAAAAGATGTTAACCAGcaataatgaaaatatgaatctCAAAAGAAGATCCAGATCTTATAGACTAGGACTTTATTCAGTCATGTCTTATAATTATTTGGACGTTAAGATGAAGAGGAAATCATTTTTTCTCTTTCGTTTTGAGATTCAGTtgatttgaattttatgttacaAATTAAGTTCTACTTTTGGTAAACATGTTAAGTCTTATATAAagataatttcatttttttgtgtgtgtgtgctcCAATTAAGGATGAAAGTACTTACCATGCCGTTGAATATTTGGTGGTTGAGATATAGATATTCAATCATGCCACTGACCCTACATACATAACCAAACTAATGTTTCTTGTAAATGGGAAAGAAACGCTCTAATGTTTGAAGATAATGTAACTCAAAGTTTAATTTGAACTCTTTGGTAAAATTCTAATTACATATGACGGATACAACTTTTAACTTGGATTCTCCATTGCCTTTCCGAACAAGCTCAGAacagaaaacaagaaaagaaattcTAAAGGCGATCTTTTTGAATATTCCTAATATGCATTACATTTTGTTGACGGGCATAAATAAAGTGATAGGAGGGGCGAGAATTCATATAAATAGGGCATTTGTACATTTAGACCACTCTTCAAATTCTGTTTCGTTAAATTTGTTCACAAAAATTATTCATCCAAGCATTTTAAAGGCGAAAATTAGTGTATACTTAGCTGCCGGatacaaaattaaagactagccttgaaaaaaaaagttatacggtacaaataatcatatatgtatatatagacaTCAACTTGCTTTCAGTTAAGACATAGTTGTCATCGTTATGTATTACGTTACATTTTGTTGGTAAAAAAACTTCGCTTTTGAGATTTCAATATTTCATGGTATAGTACtctacttaatttttttaattcttggTCCAGACCTTTCTGCTTCaagtttttttaaatatataataatactagtaaatCCGTCCTagttattttaatattattaactCTAGGGTGAAATGCTGGTCAGCAAAAGCTGCCAAACCCCTTCACACCAAACTACGAGTCCACATGTTGAGAGCAAAGACCCAAATCTTCCCAAAAACCAATGTAACAAACAACATTAACGGCAGAATcatcttattcttttttttattttttattattattttataaatgacCATTGTGCCCTTGTGCACTGACAGTTGATTCTAAAAAGACGAGAAAGAAGCTAGCTGATTTAACGCCTTAACCGTCGGTGGGCCACTCTATTAAAGTAATGGCACCATCGTTAATAAAATAACAAGCAACGGATCACATGGACATAAAGGCTGTGTTCGGTATGAAATATTTTATTCCCTTGTgattttgtcccaatttatttgaTGGTGTTTGATTGAGTataaaatttaaggaaaaaagattttttttgaacttgtgatctaaaataagtcataaatatttatgtcacaataatatttcattaataataaaatgagaaatttaaattattacttACTAAATAGAGAAATATGTCATTTTTCTTTGGACTGACTTAATTGAAAGagtttcacataaattgaattAGACGGAGTATAATTTTTCAATAACTTTTctctctagaaaaaaaaaaaagttattaagaaaatcaagaaaactacTTACTCTCTTCGGTCCTTTGATGCTTTTGTCTTTGCGCGCCTTTTTTTAAGAAACTACTTAGAGCGTGTTAGATGGATAGAGATTATAAAAAAGCATTTATAATggtcgcttttttttttaaactagcCAACTTATGCAACTTATTTTTTCGCTTATTTTAGGGAAAGGACATATATGGCAAGTCATAATAAATAATCCCACCCTAACCCAATTTTTTCCAAACCCAAATTATACCCATTAAACTAATCACATCCATTACAAAacttaaataagacaattttcaaataaaaatccaaacacaaaaatgtttgaggcgatttttatatataatatgtgtcatttatgtataaaatttgtatcagtacctatctgaaatgtatagaaactgtataaaatatgcatcgctaaggtatgtatcatttttgtatataatatgtatcatttgtgtatataatgtgtattaaGTATGCAATGTTTTCTGTATGGAATAgaaaattatatcatttttgtatataatatgtgtcattttttgtatagaaagtgcaTATATAATTCCAAACATGTATATAAATCGCATGTGATCTTTTATAGAAAGTGCACCATacgtataaaaatgtataatagaaACCGAttattgtggtatataatatgtatgtatatgtaaaaaaatatcatatcattattgcataatatgtatataataaatgtctaattaacgtataatttatgtaaaataaatgtatgattaattccagcatatgtatataaaatgtataattcttgtatataaagtgtatatataatccaacatatgtatatatgatgtagCGCACCGTTGTATTGaccttggcattattttggtAAAACCCATTTTTTGAGATTATTTTAACCGAAAGGACTTCGAGGATATTTATTCCAAATATTGGCCAaatgtggcattattttgggtcaTTGACACATAATGTCTTTTTCcccttattttaagacaaaataagCTTTATAAATTTAACacaccaaacactcaaaatttaaaaaaatggcaTAAAGTTGTTTTAaaaacttataagctaagccaaacgggctcttactCCTAAAAACTAAGAAGGACTTGGACTGCATCCTGAATTAAATTTGCATTTTTCTAACTTCTAAGTTGAAAAGTATAAAGGGCAAAGAGATTTGACGTGCATATCTAGTGTGaaattatgtatatatcaaaTGCCTTTCAAGAGATAATAAGAGTATCTATTTAATGTACTCACAGATAATTGTAGttgataattatttttctaGATTGTGTAAATAAGGgtgaagttaaaaaaaaatattaataccTCCTTGATTATGTAAAGCACCATTTAATTTGAAACAAAGTAAAAATGTAAAGCACCAAATATGAATCAGAGAGAGTATATAAATGCCCTTGgagatatattttattttcttactaaataccaaaaaatattttattttcttactaaataccaaaaaaaaaaaagttagttaTACATTAAAAATAGgattaatgcatatgcggcccccTAAATTTGTCCTTTTTTCCCCCATTTTGATATCTCAACTAAGTGTTATTCCTATTTAACTCCTGAGCTcatcctcaagtgtgtctatcaaatacaatccgacttacatagTATTTCATCTTCAATGTAACAATATGcaaatatattctaatttaattatgtcatcttttagctaagattaaGATTAATTGAAGGGGAaaaaagagagtatttaattaatttaacaaaggaaagaaaaaatacACATCTATAACCTAAAGAATAGCTTAACACATGTTTCAAATATTACTCCAATTTAATTTCTGTTTCCgataaaaatcagatttaagtggtttgatagacacacttaaTGACGAGTTCACGAGTTCAATAGGAATAATACTTAGTTAAGatgccaaaataaaaaataaaaaaaaggaaaagtttagGAGGTCGCGTATGCATTAAGCCTTAAAAATATTAGACAAAAATTTCTCactaccaaacacacccaaaaagTTACATTAAACTTTTGGTATTTTCCCACCCTTATAAAAATACAACTCCCACCAAAAGAACATTACGCACCTTAGTCCTAAAGTGTTAACACTGTACCACAGTCTAAGAACACTGTCGGCAAACACAGCTCCctcttcctctctttcttgcttttttcTTCTGTTTACACTACACTCCCTCGGTATCTCCGCTAGCCGGAAACTGAGGATTATAGAGGTTGTTTTTATAGTTGTAGTACTGACCCACATTTCACTTACATTATGGGAACTcactgcccaaattttgttttcaCTAAGTTTTACTCTGTAGTAGCTGTGGTTGTGTTTTTTGGGGCATTCATGGCTTCTGCTGGTCCTCCCCGTCATGTTGTGGACACGCATTGGTACCCTGCTACTGCTACATGGTATGGCAGTCCTGAAGGCGACGGCAGTACTGGTAAAAACTTACTTGCACCCCAAATTTAACTAAAATCGATAAATTTATTTACTTAGTCATGATCAAGTGAtatgtattttcactttaaGTTGTACTCCTGTTAGAGTTAAATTGCTTGGTTTGACGTAAATGAAATTCCACTTATAGTAATGGGTGTAAAGAAATTGAGTCAAAGTTTGCAACTATCTTTTGTCCTTTTTAAAGGGTGTTTGTTTAAATATTCTAATTTGCATTTTAATGGTGGAATTTATGTTCAGGTGGGCCATGTGGGTAATGAATCTAAATCTTCGCATGAATATTATTCCTTTTTAAAGGGTTTTTGTTGAAGTAAGCTAATTTTATTGTTAATAGTGAAATTTATGTACAGGTAGGTGGGGCATGTGGGTAagttttttacccttttttaaaggttttttgttgaaataaaCTAAGTTGCTTGTTAATAGATGGAATATATGTTCAGGGGGGCCATGTGGATAGTGAATGAATTAAAACTTCGCTTCAAAATTTTcgtttgcttttttttttttttttttttctgtttgttTGTTGAAGTAAGCTAAATTGCTCATTTAATGATGTAATTTTTGTTCAGGTGGGGCATGTGGGTACGGAGATATGGTAGATGTGAGACCATTTCGGGCTCGGGTCGGGGCAGTAAGTCCAATATTATTCAAGAACGGTGAAGGATGTGGGGCCTGCTATAAAGTCAAGTGTTTGGACCGTTCAGTTTGTTCTAGAAGAGCTGCCACCGTTATTATTACCGATGAATGTCCCGGTGGTTACTGCTCAGGTGGTCGTGTTCACTTCGACCTTAGTGGGGCCGCTTTTGGACACATGGCGGTTTCTGGTTACGGCGGCAGTCTCCGTGACCGTGGTGTACTTTCCGTCATTTACCGCCGGTAAgtcagaaaaaaaaactttttgtgattttaatgatctagtttttttttctttctattttgtgaattaggggtcgtttggtattaTAGACAAGCATAAATACTTTTCGGTTAAACATAATATTTGGTATTGTCTTATTCCTTAGTTGGTTACTAAGCCTCTCGTAAGAGGTAGGCTGTCAGATGACTTACCCTCTCCAGATCCTACTTTGTGATatttcactaggtatgttgttgttggtaattATATCGGGACTAATTAGTACTTTGTGATATTTCACTAggaatgttgttgttggtaattATATCGGGACTAATTAGTACTGCATAAACTATTCCTACTAGATGGTGGAATAATACTACCAAGATTAGTTATTCCAGATAAAACAATAGAAATGACAAAAGTACCGTTGAGGTCCATCAAATTCTTTTTCTACTAAATAAGGTAGAGggtatttttataaataaataactttTTCTTAGATATTATGTGATGCTCCTTATTTTTTATCAACAAATCAAAAGTCAATAAGAAATATTACGAGAATAACTAATTTACTGTCGGCGAGCCaggaaaataaaactttttgtcattttaaaaaaaaaatatataacggtcttgttttttttttctttatacttTGTCAATTAGTGGTTAGTGGTGTGTTAATTAATTGGAAGAGTACTATAGTATGTCATAAAGTTCTTGACAAAGCAGTATGCTATTTTTGTTGACAATGACAACCCTAAGTTCAGTGAGTGTGTTGGGGTTATTTCTGTTAATTTCTTGTCATTTGGTGATGATGCTAGTATTTAGTATGATTAAATCTTTGTTTAACTAATTTGCCCATATTCACAGTTTCACACATAGAAAAAAGTAAATTCCATGCTGTTTTCTGCTGTATTGTTTCTACTTGTTTTTATCCTTTTTGGTCAAAACCTTCACTGCTCCTTCCCTGGTTTGCATGCATTTGAGTCTGACTGCTGACCCCACACACTGACCATATTTATTTCCCATTTTTGTGGTTACCTTTCAAGAgaattttattgttgtttatttttcttatatgcGGGGTGCCTGGTAGTTTGTTAACACCTCGATTAATTTTACGAAGTAGTATCTACTAATTTCACTTGCACAAATATTTATCTCCGTTGGGATTTGAACTTTCGGCCTCAAGATTTTCTATCACTTTATTAACTACTAGGTCACACCCTTAAATGCAATTTTTATTGTTGTAATTTATTTGGAGGAAAGGGGAAATCTGATGTTTTTTTCACTCTCCCAATGATTTATGAAGTAgcatttacattttttttagaTGATGGGCACTTATATTCTTGAATTTGTGGTTTGTAGAACTCCATGTAAGTACCCTGCAAAGAACATAGCCTTCCTTATTAACTACTAGGTCACACCCTTAAATGCAATTTTTATTGTTGTAATTTATTTGGAGGAAAGGGGAAATCTCATGTGTTTTTTACTCTCCCAATGATTTATGAAGTAGCATTTACATTTTTTTAGATGATGGGCACTTATATTCTTGAATTTGTGGTTTGTAGAACTCCATGTAAGTACCCTGCAAAGAACATAGCCTTCCATGTAAATGAAGGCTCAACACCTTACTGGCTCTCTGTTCTTGTGGAATTTGAAGATGGAGATGGTGATGTTGGATCCATGCATATCAGAGAGGTACATATCTTTAATTACTAACCTTTTATTTATGCTCCGGGTGATGACAGTATAAGAACTTCCTTACACTATCATGTCAATATTGATGTGATAGCTCTGAAAAGTAATATAAGCTCTGAAAAGTAATATAATAAGAGTAACCTCTCACAACCTATTTGTTTAAAAATTGTTATGTTGTCTTACAGTATACTCGAGCCCTTCAAAGATGTCGTATTACCCTTGTCAAATCCTCAACAAATGCATAACTTGTAGAGGATTCGACACAcacataataatatttttaaaagttccaAGTAACATGGtataaaactaaattttttagTTGATTAGTCAAactcaaaattgaaaatttcttAGGACccatttggccataagaattatttacttttttttgaaattttttttcatttttaaaaaaaattagtgtttggccatgagaatttcaaatacaacttgaagttgtactTTATCTCAACCAAAACAATTACATTTcatcaaaaaatattatttgcaaaaattatATTGGCCAAAACaattccaactccaactccaaaatttcaaaaaaagtgaattttttttaggtttctatggccaaatgcctacttagATTCATAATGATTTTTGTGAATTTGCACTTAGTTAAAAGAAGCTTTCGAGTACTAGTATAAAGAATAAGGGAACATGTTGTGGTCTACACTTTCACTGTTATCAATAAAATGATCTCTCAAATTCTTTAAGCTTAAAAGCTTTGCTTTAGAAGACTCTTTACAATTTACAAGAACGAAAACTTAGTAAACAAATCCGAATATCTCGGAGCCTTTAAAGAGGTTTAAGAATCACGTGATGCCAGACAAATACTAAATCTCTGTTTGACATTATGAAAGATTCATTTGGCCTACTTTGATactctctcttctttttgggTATGAAAAGTTTATCTCCATCTTGGCTTTCTTTGTCCAAAGTATTGATTATTCACTTTATATCAGTTTTGTTAcatgctttttctttttatcactGTTCTTCAATAGTGCAAAAGTGCAATGTATGCAAAAAGTTACCTAAAGAAGTACAATGCAAAGTGtctttttttcctcatttttctaTTAAGAGTGTGCTTGATATGGAAATTTTCTCACGGTAGATTAgtcaaaatgttttggaaaCATTTTTcgtaagaaaataagtttttaaaaatcaagaaaatgactttcctgTGGGAGTAGGAAGGAAaaacaaatttcataaatagTACGTATATATTCCAGAGAGGCTATGGGTGATTTGATTTAAACTTGCTCAACCTTTaaatttttagcattgaactattatatttctaaagttatgggttcgTATCTACTATTTAtgtaaatttaataaatttttacatataaatttgtaCCGCATCGAGCCAGAAAAATCAACCCC
This genomic interval carries:
- the LOC132041801 gene encoding expansin-B3-like, which translates into the protein MGTHCPNFVFTKFYSVVAVVVFFGAFMASAGPPRHVVDTHWYPATATWYGSPEGDGSTGGACGYGDMVDVRPFRARVGAVSPILFKNGEGCGACYKVKCLDRSVCSRRAATVIITDECPGGYCSGGRVHFDLSGAAFGHMAVSGYGGSLRDRGVLSVIYRRTPCKYPAKNIAFHVNEGSTPYWLSVLVEFEDGDGDVGSMHIREAKSNQWLEMTHLWGANWAIIGGPLQGPFSVKLTTLSTGRALSARDVIPGNWSPKATYTSRLNFY